The stretch of DNA CGCCAATTTCAACCTGAGGAAGGAGATgttcggcgccgaggctctgGGCGCCAGGAACGTTGAGATGATTGAcaccgcgcgagggacggggTCCTTTGCCAAGTTCaccggcagcggcggcgcagccgtGGTGCTGTGCCCCACGAAtagcgaggaggagcgagaGGCGATGTACGCGGACTGCGAGGCGAAGGGGTTTAAGGTGTGTCCGCTCGTGGTGAATCCAGGGAAACCATCGGGAGGTGCCGCGTAGACTAGCCACTACGAAGGTAGTAGGGTAGACTTTGCACCCGTCTGAGGGGGGCTCCCCTCGTGGCACTAGTGCTACCGTTATTTTGGCGCGCCCGAACCAAAAAGCGAAAATCCCCCCTTCCGCCCTCGTCACAACACTGGGAGCTCGGAGCCCTCCGCGTGGGCGCGAGTCAGTCCGGAAGCAATCCTAGCGATGTTTCAGATATCCAGGCTCGAAGATGCGAACGTCAAGATCCTCCCCGAGAACCTCGGTAAGCCTCGGCTGGAGGCAATCACTCAGGAGATCGAGTCGCTGTACATAGACAAAGTCATCAAGGACCTCGGCCTGGTAATCACGCTGTACGAAATCGTCAGCATCGAGGGTGGGACGGTGTACCCTGGCGAGGGAAGCGCGCACTTCAAGGTGGAGTTTCGCGTGGTTGTCTTCCGTCCGTTCGTCGGCGAGATCATAGAGGGCACGCTGAAGAAGGCGGACAAGACGGGGTTGTACGTCGACATAGGGTTTTTTAGCGACATCTTCGTCCCCGAGCACCTTATGCAGGAGCCCTCGGTGTTC from Micromonas commoda chromosome 3, complete sequence encodes:
- a CDS encoding predicted protein, which gives rise to MFQISRLEDANVKILPENLGKPRLEAITQEIESLYIDKVIKDLGLVITLYEIVSIEGGTVYPGEGSAHFKVEFRVVVFRPFVGEIIEGTLKKADKTGLYVDIGFFSDIFVPEHLMQEPSVFDEDEQLWVWMYEDAKMFMDLEEPVRIRIQGIKFPDQPRTSDELVGRTALEGATPDGTFAPMVVMADINADGLGLISWWKQ